The following proteins come from a genomic window of Salvia hispanica cultivar TCC Black 2014 chromosome 4, UniMelb_Shisp_WGS_1.0, whole genome shotgun sequence:
- the LOC125185321 gene encoding UPF0496 protein At4g34320-like: MGSHLSKKPDQESQSSSSSNNLPLSRELNSYSASCRVDADLQAFDASLQARTSNVISSLAAGVEVRALSLDSLRQVTECLLDMNQQVVKVILDCKKDIWRNQDLFDLVEDYFDNSLKTLDFCAALDKCLKRARDSQLLILLALNQFDEEHNDNDAGEIRYSKTLEELKSFRDAGDPFSDEFFQMFQSVYQQQMHMLEKLHNTKHKLDKKLKRISSWRRVSAMIFAATFAAVLICSVVAAAMAAPPVAAALAAATSIPLGSMGKWIDSLMKGYEKVLMGQKEMVNCMNVGTFVTIKDLDSIRLLIDRLEIEIESLVGAAEFVMRNEEAVRVGIEEIKKKVDVFMKSVEELGAQADNCSRDIRKARTVILQRIIKSPPHSSY, translated from the coding sequence ATGGGAAGCCATCTGAGCAAGAAGCCTGATCAAGAAAGCcagtcatcatcatcatcaaacaATCTCCCCTTGTCGAGGGAGCTGAACTCGTACTCGGCCTCCTGCAGAGTGGACGCCGATCTACAGGCGTTCGACGCGTCTCTGCAGGCTCGAACAAGCAACGTGATCAGCTCCCTCGCCGCGGGAGTGGAGGTGAGAGCTCTCTCCTTGGATTCACTCCGACAAGTCACGGAATGCCTCCTCGACATGAATCAGCAAGTGGTCAAAGTCATCCTCGACTGCAAGAAAGACATTTGGAGGAATCAGGACCTGTTCGATCTGGTGGAGGATTACTTCGACAACAGCCTCAAAACCCTCGATTTCTGCGCCGCCCTCGACAAATGCCTCAAGCGCGCCCGAGACAGCCAGCTCCTCATCCTCCTCGCCCTCAACCAGTTCGATGAGGAACACAACGACAACGACGCTGGGGAAATTAGGTATTCGAAAACGTTGGAGGAGTTGAAGAGTTTCAGAGACGCAGGGGATCCTTTCAGCGATGAATTCTTCCAAATGTTTCAATCCGTTTACCAGCAGCAGATGCACATGCTGGAGAAGCTGCACAACACGAAGCACAAACTGGACAAGAAGCTGAAACGCATCAGCTCATGGAGGAGAGTCTCGGCCATGATATTCGCAGCGACATTTGCTGCGGTGCTGATATGCTcggtggtggcggcggcgatggCGGCGCCGCCGGTGGCAGCGGCGTTGGCGGCAGCGACGTCTATCCCTTTGGGGTCGATGGGGAAGTGGATAGACTCGCTGATGAAGGGGTACGAGAAGGTGCTGATGGGGCAGAAGGAGATGGTGAATTGCATGAATGTGGGGACCTTTGTGACCATTAAGGATTTGGACAGCATTCGGTTGCTGATAGACAGGTTGGAGATCGAGATTGAGTCGCTGGTGGGGGCTGCGGAGTTCGTGATGAGGAACGAGGAGGCGGTGAGAGTTGGGATAGAGGAGATTAAGAAGAAGGTGGATGTGTTCATGAAGAGTGTGGAGGAGTTGGGGGCGCAGGCGGATAACTGCAGCCGCGATATTAGGAAGGCGAGGACTGTCATTCTGCAGAGGATCATCAAATCCCCGCCTCATTCTTCATATTAA